In one Staphylococcus lutrae genomic region, the following are encoded:
- a CDS encoding IS1182 family transposase, with protein MYKNYNMFQLTLPIETEMSFPENDIVFIINKLVESIPQEAFNPYYSQRGPSSYHPKMMLKIILYGYTHSVFSGRRIEHLLKDSCRMMWLAQGQTPTYRTINRFRVNPHMMKFLHILFVGLRAQLLEDKLITEDVIYIDGTKIEANANKYTFQWLANTKRFSQSVIEKSTALYEQLVSEEIIPEIKRESGHELTSEELNQIETHLGFKDDALTSEIETTQDVKTRKSLRKERSKVRQSKKAVQDFKDRKLKYDKQMEIYGDRKSYSKTDHDATFMRMKDDHMKNGQLKPGYNLQIATNNQFILAYGVYNKPGDTRTLEPFLNEMKELYGDIPEYIVADAGYGSEYNYTMILDKFEKTPLITYSMYLKEKQRKYKNNPFITANWEYNEIEDYYICPNKKTLHFRSYRKRRDGYGIQRDFK; from the coding sequence ATGTACAAAAATTATAACATGTTTCAACTTACACTTCCAATAGAAACTGAGATGTCTTTTCCAGAAAATGATATCGTATTCATTATCAACAAGCTGGTAGAATCTATTCCCCAAGAAGCTTTTAATCCATATTATAGCCAAAGAGGTCCTTCATCATACCACCCCAAAATGATGTTAAAAATCATACTGTATGGTTATACTCATTCTGTTTTTTCAGGCCGAAGAATCGAACACCTTTTAAAAGATAGTTGCCGAATGATGTGGCTTGCGCAAGGCCAAACGCCAACTTATAGAACAATCAATCGCTTTAGAGTGAACCCCCATATGATGAAATTTCTACATATTTTATTTGTCGGTTTAAGAGCACAATTATTAGAAGATAAACTCATTACAGAGGATGTCATTTATATTGATGGCACAAAAATAGAAGCAAATGCGAATAAGTACACATTCCAATGGCTAGCTAATACGAAGCGTTTTAGTCAGTCTGTCATTGAAAAATCTACGGCATTATATGAGCAACTCGTTTCTGAAGAGATTATTCCTGAAATCAAGCGTGAATCTGGGCATGAATTAACAAGTGAAGAACTGAATCAAATAGAGACGCATTTAGGTTTTAAAGATGATGCGCTCACGTCTGAAATTGAAACGACTCAAGATGTAAAAACAAGAAAAAGCCTTAGAAAAGAAAGAAGTAAGGTGAGACAAAGTAAGAAAGCCGTCCAAGATTTTAAAGACCGTAAATTAAAATATGACAAACAAATGGAAATTTATGGCGACAGAAAAAGTTATTCTAAGACTGATCATGATGCGACATTTATGAGAATGAAAGATGACCACATGAAAAATGGACAATTAAAACCAGGTTATAACTTACAAATAGCAACAAATAATCAATTTATACTAGCCTACGGCGTGTATAATAAACCAGGAGATACGAGAACACTGGAGCCGTTTTTGAATGAAATGAAAGAATTATATGGTGACATTCCGGAGTATATCGTGGCAGATGCAGGTTACGGAAGTGAATACAACTATACCATGATACTAGATAAATTTGAGAAAACACCTTTGATCACTTATAGTATGTATCTCAAAGAGAAGCAGCGTAAATATAAAAACAATCCATTTATTACTGCTAACTGGGAATACAACGAGATAGAAGATTATTACATATGTCCGAATAAGAAGACATTACATTTTCGAAGTTACAGAAAGAGAAGAGACGGATACGGTATTCAAAGAGATTTTAAATGA
- the pepF gene encoding oligoendopeptidase F — MSQQLTREAQEQKYPEYSWDLTTIFENDEAWEQAFKKVESYLGKEEQFKGHLGDSAETLFQALALEDEVETELETVYVYAHLKQDQDTANDKYTGFEARAHQLAIKLSSTWSFLVPELLQIDEKTIESFVAEHEGLKRFEFDLQLINQKRPHVLDADKEKLLAEVQDALSTPSNVFSMFDNADLTFEDVTDKDGKTHPLTQGTFIKYLESDDRVLRQSAYNEMYKAYGSYNNTLAATLAGEVKKHVFNARSHNYKSARGQALSNNHIPEEVYDNLVKTVHKYLPLLHRYTQLRKELLGVDELKMYDMYTPMVKDIQFEMPYDEAVEWMLKGLAPMGEEYLNVIKEGLDNRWVDVYENKGKRSGAYSSGAHQTNPFILLNWSDTVSDLYTLVHEFGHSAHSYFSRKNQPSNMSDYSIFVAEVASTCNEALLSHYMDQHLDDKRRLLLLNQELERFRATLFRQTMFAEFEHKIHQIEEAGEPLTATRMNEEYAALNRQYFGDTVETDENISKEWSRIPHFYMNYYVYQYATGYSAAQSLSHQILTEGQPAVERYINEFLKKGSSNYPIEILKNAGVDMTTPEPIEDACKVFEQKLDTFEKLMKA; from the coding sequence ATGAGTCAACAATTGACTAGAGAAGCACAAGAACAAAAATATCCTGAATATTCATGGGATTTAACAACCATTTTTGAGAACGATGAAGCATGGGAACAGGCTTTTAAAAAGGTAGAAAGCTATCTTGGTAAAGAAGAACAATTCAAAGGTCATTTAGGCGATAGTGCTGAAACATTATTTCAAGCACTTGCATTAGAAGACGAGGTTGAAACAGAGTTAGAAACAGTCTATGTCTATGCGCATTTAAAACAGGATCAAGATACAGCAAATGACAAATATACAGGTTTTGAAGCACGTGCACATCAATTAGCAATTAAACTCAGTTCAACATGGAGTTTCCTAGTGCCTGAATTATTGCAAATTGATGAAAAAACAATTGAATCTTTTGTAGCTGAGCATGAAGGATTAAAACGTTTTGAATTTGATTTACAATTAATTAATCAAAAACGACCTCATGTATTAGATGCAGATAAAGAAAAATTGTTAGCTGAAGTGCAGGACGCACTTTCAACACCTAGCAATGTGTTTAGTATGTTTGATAATGCAGATTTAACATTTGAAGATGTGACTGACAAAGATGGAAAAACGCATCCATTAACACAAGGGACTTTTATTAAATATTTAGAGTCAGATGATCGTGTGTTACGCCAATCTGCTTATAATGAAATGTATAAAGCTTATGGGAGCTATAATAATACACTCGCTGCAACATTAGCAGGTGAAGTGAAGAAGCATGTATTTAATGCACGTTCTCATAATTATAAAAGTGCACGTGGACAAGCATTAAGCAACAACCATATCCCAGAAGAAGTGTATGACAACTTAGTTAAAACCGTACATAAATATCTACCGCTATTACATCGTTATACTCAATTGCGAAAAGAATTACTCGGTGTAGATGAATTGAAAATGTACGATATGTATACACCAATGGTAAAAGATATCCAATTTGAGATGCCATATGATGAAGCCGTAGAGTGGATGTTGAAAGGTTTAGCACCAATGGGCGAAGAATATTTAAACGTGATCAAAGAAGGGCTAGACAACAGATGGGTTGACGTTTATGAAAATAAAGGTAAACGTTCAGGCGCATATTCATCAGGTGCACATCAAACGAACCCATTTATTTTATTGAACTGGTCGGATACTGTTTCTGACTTGTATACACTTGTTCATGAATTTGGACATTCAGCGCATAGTTACTTCAGTCGTAAAAATCAACCGTCCAATATGAGTGATTACTCTATTTTTGTTGCGGAAGTGGCATCAACATGTAATGAAGCGTTGTTGAGTCATTATATGGATCAGCATTTGGATGACAAACGTCGCTTATTGTTACTCAACCAAGAATTAGAGCGATTCCGTGCGACATTATTCCGTCAGACGATGTTTGCAGAGTTTGAACATAAAATTCATCAAATTGAAGAAGCGGGAGAGCCTTTAACCGCAACGCGTATGAATGAAGAATATGCAGCATTAAATCGTCAATATTTTGGCGACACAGTGGAAACAGATGAAAATATTAGTAAAGAATGGTCACGCATTCCGCATTTTTATATGAACTATTACGTTTATCAATATGCGACAGGTTACAGTGCTGCGCAAAGTTTGAGTCATCAAATTTTAACAGAAGGTCAACCTGCAGTAGAACGTTATATCAATGAATTTTTGAAAAAAGGAAGTTCGAATTATCCAATAGAAATTTTGAAAAATGCAGGTGTTGATATGACGACTCCAGAACCAATTGAAGATGCGTGTAAAGTGTTTGAACAAAAATTAGATACTTTTGAAAAATTAATGAAAGCTTGA
- a CDS encoding transposase translates to MKQSTHPNTNKSLFKNLTWDYFKAFTNKQLSDPKKKHIYQKRKIDVESTFGNLKANLGFQRLSVRTQSKVECELGIALMAVNI, encoded by the coding sequence ATGAAACAAAGTACTCACCCCAACACAAATAAAAGCTTATTTAAAAATCTAACTTGGGACTATTTTAAAGCTTTCACAAATAAGCAGCTTTCAGATCCAAAGAAAAAACACATTTATCAAAAGAGAAAGATAGATGTTGAATCAACTTTTGGAAATCTGAAGGCTAATTTGGGTTTCCAAAGATTATCGGTTCGCACTCAATCAAAAGTTGAATGTGAACTTGGCATCGCACTCATGGCAGTAAATATATGA
- a CDS encoding competence protein CoiA — protein MLTAYNAQLEQIFASHANKKERYYCPVCKAPLILKTGIRKAPHFAHFHHGQAHVHHKGESIQHRQCKSMLYQKLQTIDSHVKLEPYLSEVAQIPDIIFKKWAIEIQFSPIGIRKLRERTRGLRDAGYQVIWLTSQPRQRNGQYCLSQLQQQCIIPSHRTLYCIDTIQFQLICLSGLIPLSHNTFHVQSAMIPISKFGAHLEAMPTQSCEIRKLSTSQILNYIQQCRRKNSVLDTTLSLMYQMRLTDIQVTKLTGYLFPEQLYIQTHPVLWQLVMLSALQTKQQIEPALYEKIKWRYFAIEGYDKRQIIHQVIQRYLKLLHL, from the coding sequence ATGTTAACAGCTTATAATGCGCAATTAGAACAAATTTTTGCGAGCCATGCCAATAAAAAAGAACGCTACTACTGTCCAGTGTGCAAGGCGCCTTTGATTTTGAAAACAGGTATACGTAAGGCGCCACATTTTGCACATTTTCATCATGGACAAGCACATGTACATCATAAAGGAGAATCCATACAACATCGTCAATGTAAATCGATGCTCTATCAAAAGCTTCAAACGATAGACAGTCACGTCAAGTTGGAACCTTATCTGAGCGAAGTGGCACAAATCCCTGACATTATATTTAAAAAATGGGCGATTGAAATTCAGTTCAGCCCAATTGGTATTAGAAAGTTGCGTGAAAGGACGCGCGGTTTGCGAGACGCGGGCTATCAAGTAATCTGGTTAACAAGTCAGCCGCGTCAAAGGAACGGGCAATATTGCTTATCACAATTACAACAACAGTGCATTATCCCGTCACATCGCACGTTGTACTGTATTGACACGATACAGTTTCAGCTCATTTGTTTATCAGGACTCATTCCATTGTCACACAATACGTTTCATGTACAATCAGCCATGATCCCGATTTCAAAGTTTGGCGCGCATTTGGAAGCTATGCCGACGCAAAGCTGTGAAATCAGAAAGTTATCAACATCTCAAATATTGAATTATATCCAACAATGTCGCCGCAAAAATAGTGTTTTGGATACAACATTGTCATTAATGTATCAAATGCGGTTAACCGATATTCAAGTCACAAAATTAACAGGATATTTATTTCCTGAGCAGCTTTATATTCAAACACATCCTGTCTTGTGGCAACTCGTCATGCTAAGCGCACTTCAAACAAAGCAACAGATCGAGCCCGCTTTATACGAGAAGATAAAATGGCGTTACTTTGCAATTGAAGGGTATGATAAAAGGCAAATCATCCATCAAGTGATCCAACGTTATTTAAAATTACTACATTTATAG
- the trpS gene encoding tryptophan--tRNA ligase: MKTLFSGIQPSGIPTIGNYIGALKQFNEIQDDYDCYFCIVDQHAITVPQDRLKLRKQIRQLAAIYLASGLNPEKVTLFIQSEVPAHVQAGWMLTTISSIGELERMTQFKDKAQKQSEGIPAGLLTYPPLMAADIILYNTEIVPVGEDQKQHIELTRNLVDRFNSRYNDILVKPEIQMPKVGGRVMSLQDPTKKMSKSDDNTKNFISLLDDPKAAAKKIKSAVTDSDGIIQFDKENKPGISNLLTIYSSLTDESITSLESRYANEGYGTFKADLATVVENFLTDFQEKYNAFYESEALDTVLDQGREKAHRVSSKTLKKMEKAMGLGRKR, encoded by the coding sequence ATGAAAACATTATTCTCAGGTATTCAACCTAGTGGTATCCCAACAATTGGCAATTACATTGGGGCATTAAAACAATTTAATGAAATTCAAGATGACTATGATTGTTATTTTTGTATCGTTGATCAACATGCCATTACTGTACCACAAGATCGCTTGAAATTGAGAAAACAAATTCGTCAGCTTGCAGCCATTTACCTTGCATCAGGTCTAAATCCCGAGAAAGTCACACTTTTTATTCAGTCCGAAGTACCTGCTCATGTTCAAGCAGGTTGGATGCTCACAACGATATCTTCTATCGGTGAGCTTGAACGGATGACTCAGTTTAAAGATAAAGCGCAAAAGCAGAGTGAAGGCATCCCTGCTGGCTTACTCACATACCCACCACTCATGGCAGCAGATATCATTCTATATAATACTGAAATTGTACCCGTTGGTGAAGATCAAAAACAACATATCGAACTCACACGTAACTTAGTCGATCGCTTTAATAGTCGTTATAATGATATTTTAGTAAAGCCCGAAATTCAAATGCCTAAAGTCGGTGGTCGCGTAATGAGTTTACAGGATCCGACTAAGAAAATGAGTAAAAGTGACGATAATACTAAAAACTTTATTTCTCTTTTAGATGATCCAAAAGCGGCAGCTAAAAAGATTAAAAGTGCAGTTACTGATTCAGATGGTATCATTCAATTTGATAAAGAAAACAAACCTGGAATCTCTAATCTTCTGACGATTTATTCAAGCTTAACAGATGAATCTATCACATCATTAGAATCTCGTTATGCGAATGAAGGTTATGGGACATTTAAAGCGGATTTAGCAACTGTCGTTGAAAACTTTTTAACTGATTTCCAAGAAAAATATAATGCTTTTTATGAATCGGAAGCATTAGATACAGTCTTAGATCAAGGCCGTGAAAAAGCACATCGCGTCTCATCTAAAACATTGAAAAAAATGGAAAAAGCGATGGGCTTAGGTCGTAAGCGATAA
- a CDS encoding IS3 family transposase (programmed frameshift), translating into MTKRRYDHNFKMEAIKLVESGRKATEVSRDLDIPIQTLTKWLSKYREGGEASFVGSGKLTPVKQTEVELQKRLKELEEENRILKKANAHLCQRPEIIYEFIYQHRHEFRVTKMCKVLGVSKSGYYDWKKRPASSQQKRRDRLKKEIYKVYIGSQKRYGSPKITKELMKEGIKVSQRTVTRLMKEMGIRSITKKKYKATTDSKHNLPIYPNLLNQRFKVEKPGVVWVSDITYIYTREGWVYLATVMDLFSRRIIGWSMSNRMTKDLVISALERAFTAQKPTAGLIHHSDRGSQYASIEYQNILRENEIITSMSRKGNCYDNACIESFHSIIKKELIHHCNFQTRNEAMFSIIEYIVTFYNSKRIHSTLNYLSPLEFEKMFS; encoded by the exons ATGACTAAGAGAAGATATGATCATAACTTTAAGATGGAAGCAATAAAACTGGTTGAATCAGGTAGAAAAGCGACTGAGGTCTCAAGAGACCTTGATATACCGATACAAACACTTACAAAATGGCTGAGTAAGTATCGTGAAGGTGGCGAAGCATCTTTTGTTGGTAGCGGTAAATTAACACCAGTAAAACAAACAGAAGTCGAATTACAAAAGCGACTTAAGGAACTTGAAGAAGAGAATCGAATATTAAAAAAGGCTA ATGCACATCTTTGCCAAAGACCAGAAATAATTTATGAATTTATATATCAACACCGGCACGAATTTCGTGTGACTAAGATGTGCAAAGTATTAGGTGTTTCAAAAAGTGGATATTATGATTGGAAAAAACGTCCAGCTTCATCACAACAAAAGAGACGTGATAGATTAAAAAAGGAAATCTATAAAGTTTATATTGGAAGTCAAAAAAGGTACGGCAGTCCAAAAATCACAAAGGAACTGATGAAAGAAGGAATAAAGGTTTCACAGCGTACAGTAACAAGATTGATGAAAGAAATGGGTATCAGATCAATCACAAAGAAGAAATATAAAGCAACAACAGATTCTAAACACAATCTACCAATATATCCGAATTTACTAAACCAACGATTTAAAGTTGAAAAGCCAGGTGTGGTATGGGTATCAGATATTACCTATATTTATACACGGGAAGGATGGGTGTATCTCGCAACAGTGATGGATTTATTCTCAAGAAGAATAATAGGTTGGTCAATGTCGAACAGAATGACGAAAGATTTAGTGATTTCAGCACTAGAAAGAGCATTTACTGCACAGAAGCCAACAGCAGGTTTAATACACCATTCTGATAGAGGAAGTCAATATGCCTCAATAGAATATCAAAATATATTAAGAGAAAACGAAATAATAACGAGTATGAGTCGGAAGGGAAATTGTTATGACAATGCGTGTATAGAGTCATTTCACAGTATAATAAAGAAAGAACTCATTCATCATTGTAATTTTCAAACGCGTAATGAGGCAATGTTTAGTATTATAGAATATATTGTGACATTCTATAATTCCAAAAGAATTCATTCAACACTAAATTATCTAAGTCCACTTGAATTTGAAAAAATGTTTTCATAA
- a CDS encoding YcaO-like family protein: protein MNCNKVDSSLFIDEKYGLIKNIYSFPTYYGLPKVYVKMAFGGNYSTAGFNASGAGITPENAENSAVGEYIERYSCLHPNNLEVIKEGIKKIDPSYLNSEASNNYDDYKWKECLDCVNNKIVALPVDAIYLTYRSNKTNRWITTATGAACGENQYQCMWKGISEVLERDAFQYIWRRQLPCKRISIEANTILKKYFDNYIKCSNIKFRLYKMELDWNVPAVFGVAEFQNGGCVVAACVRHTWIEACKKTLLELTQSIIGYAAVVFNKERIRIDNFDNINDYQDHSILYFNDNMCKHLYFLDKENKEFNINEEVMEKDDKEIYEQLLNEMKKIKKDVYYVDVTSKELKRTNWLVGKTIIPNMLDIEPNFIKVLKHKRLEEIDDNLISRGIRIKEELKNNQPIVPHPFP, encoded by the coding sequence ATGAATTGTAATAAAGTAGATTCCTCATTATTTATTGATGAAAAATATGGATTGATAAAAAATATTTATAGTTTTCCTACTTATTATGGTTTGCCAAAGGTTTATGTCAAAATGGCATTTGGGGGGAATTATTCAACTGCCGGATTTAATGCTAGTGGGGCGGGAATAACACCTGAAAATGCAGAGAACTCTGCTGTAGGTGAATATATTGAAAGATACTCTTGCTTACATCCAAACAATTTAGAAGTTATAAAAGAAGGTATCAAGAAAATTGATCCTTCATATCTAAATAGTGAAGCTAGCAATAATTATGATGACTATAAATGGAAAGAGTGTTTAGATTGCGTAAATAACAAAATAGTTGCATTACCTGTCGATGCTATTTATTTAACCTATCGAAGTAATAAAACTAATAGATGGATAACAACTGCTACAGGAGCTGCGTGTGGTGAAAACCAATACCAGTGTATGTGGAAAGGAATTTCTGAGGTGTTAGAGCGCGACGCTTTTCAGTATATTTGGAGAAGGCAATTGCCATGCAAGAGAATATCAATTGAAGCAAATACGATATTAAAAAAATATTTTGATAATTATATTAAGTGCTCGAATATAAAATTTAGATTATACAAAATGGAGTTAGATTGGAATGTTCCAGCAGTATTTGGTGTGGCAGAGTTCCAAAATGGTGGATGTGTTGTTGCTGCATGCGTTAGACATACTTGGATTGAAGCTTGTAAAAAAACACTGTTAGAATTGACACAAAGTATTATAGGTTATGCTGCAGTGGTTTTTAATAAAGAAAGAATCAGAATAGATAATTTCGATAACATTAATGATTATCAAGATCATTCAATATTATATTTCAACGATAATATGTGTAAACATTTATATTTTTTAGATAAAGAAAATAAAGAGTTTAATATAAATGAAGAAGTAATGGAAAAAGATGATAAAGAAATTTATGAACAACTTTTAAATGAAATGAAAAAAATAAAAAAGGATGTATATTATGTGGATGTTACTTCAAAAGAATTAAAACGAACTAATTGGTTAGTTGGGAAAACTATAATACCCAATATGCTTGATATTGAACCTAACTTCATAAAAGTATTAAAACATAAAAGATTAGAAGAAATTGATGATAATTTAATTTCTAGAGGAATAAGAATTAAAGAAGAATTAAAAAATAATCAACCAATTGTACCACATCCTTTTCCATAA
- a CDS encoding SagB/ThcOx family dehydrogenase translates to MEDFKSTMISNYYTGLIGQNAILFQEFHQNTKHSKGYLMRNMYKSRTLLNSRNFIKSSINPEKHYIFQQSFNLKGPSKKCLFNLLNNRRSQVKIPTTNSRITFDIISNLFWSGYGKNKKNTRVIPSAGALYPLELYGIVFDDYEELPKGLYHYSSDNHSLSLISSNSELFNISNYIMMFQNMGKPSIIFFITTIFKRSTFKYDDRAYRYMLIEAGAMAQNISLMATEYNLVSTYMGGTDDFKVETLLGVDGKNESLINCLFITKDVEEL, encoded by the coding sequence ATGGAAGATTTTAAATCAACAATGATAAGTAATTATTATACAGGTTTAATAGGCCAAAACGCAATTCTTTTTCAAGAATTTCATCAAAATACTAAGCACAGTAAAGGTTATTTAATGAGAAATATGTATAAGTCTCGAACTCTTTTGAATAGTCGGAATTTTATAAAATCTTCAATAAATCCAGAAAAACATTATATTTTTCAACAGAGCTTTAATTTGAAGGGTCCAAGTAAAAAGTGTTTATTTAATTTACTTAATAATAGAAGGTCACAAGTTAAGATACCAACCACTAATTCGAGAATTACATTTGACATAATATCTAATTTATTTTGGTCAGGATATGGTAAAAATAAGAAAAATACACGAGTTATTCCATCAGCAGGTGCATTGTACCCATTAGAGTTATATGGTATTGTATTTGACGATTATGAAGAATTGCCAAAAGGTTTATATCATTATAGTTCTGATAATCATTCTTTAAGCTTAATAAGTTCGAATTCAGAATTATTCAATATTTCAAATTATATAATGATGTTTCAAAATATGGGAAAACCGTCTATTATATTTTTTATCACAACTATATTTAAACGATCTACATTTAAATATGATGATAGAGCATATAGATATATGCTAATAGAAGCAGGCGCAATGGCACAAAATATATCCTTAATGGCTACTGAATATAATTTGGTGAGTACATATATGGGAGGTACGGATGATTTTAAAGTTGAAACTTTACTAGGTGTAGACGGAAAGAATGAAAGTTTAATTAATTGTTTATTTATCACTAAAGATGTGGAGGAACTATAA
- a CDS encoding ATP-binding protein: protein MKSTIITTNIPFSSWGDSFSNKIASAAIIDRLIHHSKIFKITGDSYRLKDYKSEKSLNIRHS, encoded by the coding sequence ATGAAATCCACAATCATAACGACGAATATCCCATTTTCTAGTTGGGGAGACTCATTTAGTAACAAGATAGCGTCAGCAGCCATTATTGATAGACTTATTCACCATTCAAAAATATTTAAAATTACAGGCGATTCATACCGACTTAAAGACTATAAAAGTGAAAAAAGTTTAAACATACGTCATTCTTAA
- the mecA gene encoding adaptor protein MecA, with product MRIERIDDMTVKLFITYTDIEARGFKREDLWTNRKRGEEFFWSVMEEVNEEEDFVVEGPLWIQVHAFEKGVEVTISKSKNEDLMQMSEEERAFDEFDSQLNELLSQSLKDEETSESQKVAEAPSYRKRSHKQHETTRTALFKFEDLENVIAYAHRNDQQVTQFEDLLYMLDNQYYYVVHFDEAVSETLIHDFYGQILEFAAPSDKTEIYLNDYGKIVMSHNVMAQVTRYFSDAQ from the coding sequence ATGAGAATAGAACGCATTGATGACATGACAGTAAAGCTTTTTATTACGTATACAGATATAGAAGCGCGCGGATTTAAACGTGAAGACCTGTGGACAAACCGTAAACGCGGTGAAGAATTTTTTTGGTCAGTAATGGAAGAAGTCAATGAAGAAGAAGATTTCGTCGTTGAAGGGCCGCTATGGATTCAAGTTCATGCCTTTGAGAAAGGTGTGGAAGTCACAATTTCCAAATCAAAAAATGAAGATTTAATGCAGATGTCAGAGGAAGAGCGTGCATTTGATGAATTCGATAGTCAATTGAACGAATTGTTATCACAGTCATTAAAAGACGAAGAAACATCAGAAAGTCAGAAAGTGGCAGAGGCGCCTTCATATCGTAAACGTTCTCATAAACAGCATGAGACAACACGAACAGCGCTCTTTAAATTTGAAGATTTAGAAAATGTGATTGCTTATGCACATCGCAATGATCAACAAGTCACACAATTTGAAGATTTGCTTTATATGCTGGATAATCAATATTATTATGTTGTGCATTTTGATGAAGCGGTTTCTGAAACGTTGATTCATGATTTTTATGGACAGATTCTAGAATTCGCAGCACCAAGTGATAAAACTGAAATTTATTTAAATGACTACGGCAAAATTGTAATGAGTCATAATGTGATGGCACAAGTGACGCGTTACTTTTCAGATGCCCAATAA
- a CDS encoding ABC transporter permease: MMIKSKQLLFLIQLNVKRNFRDFKYVCLIILLPTIFYIIYSEIFPKNANIDGTSWVEYSLISLISFGIMGNAINLLGTRVASEKKDNWYNYLKVSPIKTSYYLISHLFTYLLISILFTILMFVIAYFWNGVHIELTKVFYVTLALNIGSFVFLFLALIIGQLGSIAQSVGTIVYLILSFLGGLWMPVAAMPSNMQGFAKTLPSYNYAKLGWDIVAGNQISWASVLTLIIYSFVFLVVFLYLSKREKKY; this comes from the coding sequence ATGATGATAAAAAGTAAACAATTATTATTCTTGATACAATTAAATGTTAAAAGAAATTTCAGAGACTTTAAGTATGTTTGTTTAATCATATTATTACCAACTATTTTTTATATTATTTATTCTGAAATATTTCCTAAAAATGCCAATATTGATGGTACGAGTTGGGTAGAGTATTCACTAATTTCACTAATTTCATTTGGTATAATGGGAAATGCTATTAATTTATTAGGAACTCGTGTTGCTAGTGAAAAAAAAGATAATTGGTATAATTATCTAAAGGTATCACCGATTAAAACAAGTTATTATTTGATAAGTCATTTATTTACTTACTTATTAATTTCAATACTTTTTACAATACTAATGTTTGTTATTGCATACTTTTGGAATGGTGTACATATAGAGTTAACTAAAGTTTTTTACGTCACTTTAGCATTAAATATAGGAAGTTTTGTATTCCTATTTTTAGCATTGATTATAGGACAATTGGGATCTATCGCACAATCTGTTGGAACTATTGTGTACCTTATTTTATCATTTTTAGGAGGGCTTTGGATGCCTGTAGCAGCAATGCCTTCTAATATGCAAGGCTTTGCGAAAACACTACCGTCATACAATTATGCTAAATTGGGTTGGGATATCGTTGCGGGAAATCAGATTTCTTGGGCCAGTGTTCTTACTTTAATAATTTACTCTTTTGTATTCCTAGTTGTTTTTTTGTATTTGTCCAAAAGAGAGAAAAAGTATTAG
- the spxA gene encoding transcriptional regulator SpxA, whose translation MVTLFTSPSCTSCRKAKAWLQEHDIPYTERNIFSEHLTLDEIKQILKMTEDGTDEIISTRSKTYQKINVDIDSLPLQDLYTIIQENPGILRRPIILDDKRLQVGYNEDEIRRFLPRKVRTFQLQEAQRMVD comes from the coding sequence ATGGTAACATTATTTACTTCACCAAGTTGCACATCTTGCCGTAAAGCGAAAGCATGGTTACAAGAACATGACATTCCGTATACGGAGCGAAATATTTTTTCTGAACATTTAACTTTAGATGAAATTAAACAAATTTTAAAAATGACTGAAGATGGAACGGATGAAATTATCTCAACACGTTCTAAAACTTATCAGAAAATCAACGTGGATATCGATTCATTACCACTTCAAGATTTATATACAATCATTCAAGAAAACCCTGGTATTTTACGTCGACCAATCATTCTAGATGATAAACGACTACAAGTGGGTTACAATGAAGACGAAATCCGTCGTTTCTTACCTCGCAAAGTTCGTACGTTCCAATTGCAAGAAGCGCAACGTATGGTGGATTAA